From Psychrobacillus sp. FSL K6-2836, a single genomic window includes:
- a CDS encoding VWA domain-containing protein — protein sequence MLRKIIPVALLALLVSGCSENEKAEVTEQLEETVVKEQKDMEKSIEADLSVIDQVVIPTTIEEWKHTEPGLFALDYTLDYETSSWPKDARELSTEEKKQIESIVTATDDTSAMLQALQYYFGSNVYKDLLDKQINYAAVMNEPYLPKPTKEFGAEENDGKVAPPKAFLLLDASSSMLLSVDGKQKMGIAKIAVKRFAKTLGEDNEVSLYVYGHAGSQEDKDKELSCTQIDEIYPFQSYKEKEFDTTVDEVAAKGWTPLAAAIQTVNETSKDLEGPLTVYIVSDGAETCDGDPIKAAEEFAQDNENRKVNIIGFNVDQKGEDQLKAVAEAGNGEYISANNSEELNNSIAEKWVIPSMTDVVYIELSGPNGFAVSNAKYSIGQLSMKLNNAVTIESSRFREMIQLLVTEEMITKEQGEELTEMVNQRKDQLLAINKELKNAKDKEVDDEYERIHQNIDAWVNEIEKIRAVQ from the coding sequence ATGTTGAGAAAAATTATTCCCGTTGCTTTACTCGCATTGCTTGTCTCGGGCTGTAGTGAAAATGAAAAAGCAGAGGTCACGGAGCAGTTAGAGGAGACAGTTGTAAAGGAACAAAAAGATATGGAGAAATCTATAGAAGCAGACCTTAGTGTCATCGACCAAGTAGTGATCCCCACAACAATAGAAGAATGGAAGCATACTGAGCCTGGATTGTTTGCACTTGACTATACATTAGATTATGAAACTTCTAGCTGGCCAAAGGATGCTAGGGAATTAAGCACGGAGGAAAAGAAACAGATAGAAAGTATAGTAACAGCAACAGATGATACCAGTGCAATGTTACAGGCTTTACAATATTACTTTGGAAGTAATGTATATAAAGATTTACTAGATAAGCAGATTAACTATGCTGCGGTCATGAACGAGCCATATTTACCAAAACCAACAAAAGAATTTGGTGCAGAGGAGAATGATGGGAAGGTTGCACCACCAAAAGCCTTTCTTTTGTTGGATGCTAGCTCCAGTATGCTACTTTCAGTAGATGGGAAGCAAAAAATGGGTATTGCGAAAATTGCGGTTAAGCGGTTTGCGAAAACTTTAGGAGAAGACAATGAAGTCTCCCTTTATGTATATGGACACGCTGGATCACAGGAAGATAAGGATAAAGAACTTTCATGTACACAAATAGATGAGATATATCCATTCCAAAGTTATAAGGAAAAAGAATTTGATACTACGGTAGATGAGGTGGCTGCCAAAGGATGGACTCCGTTAGCTGCTGCTATTCAGACGGTCAATGAAACGAGCAAAGATTTGGAAGGTCCATTGACAGTTTATATTGTTAGTGATGGAGCAGAAACTTGTGATGGAGATCCGATTAAAGCAGCAGAAGAATTTGCACAGGATAACGAAAATCGCAAAGTGAATATTATTGGATTTAATGTGGATCAAAAAGGAGAAGACCAGTTAAAAGCAGTAGCTGAAGCGGGTAATGGAGAGTATATTTCTGCAAATAATAGCGAGGAACTAAATAATAGTATTGCAGAAAAGTGGGTTATCCCTAGTATGACAGATGTAGTTTATATTGAGCTATCAGGACCTAATGGTTTTGCGGTATCTAATGCAAAATATTCAATAGGACAACTGTCAATGAAACTAAATAATGCAGTCACCATAGAAAGTAGTCGCTTTAGGGAAATGATTCAGTTATTAGTTACGGAAGAGATGATTACGAAGGAACAAGGAGAAGAACTTACCGAGATGGTTAATCAGCGTAAAGACCAATTACTTGCCATCAATAAAGAACTAAAAAACGCTAAAGACAAAGAGGTCGATGATGAGTATGAGCGCATTCATCAAAACATCGACGCTTGGGTAAATGAAATAGAAAAAATTAGAGCAGTGCAATAA
- a CDS encoding PH domain-containing protein, whose product MGILDGLMGNASEVENDKVESELKDLLASSEKVEHAYKLIRDLIVFTDKRLLLIDKQGVTGKKVEYHSIPYKSVVHFSIETAGSFDLDAELKIWLSGSVAPIQKKFNKSLNIYKVQSVLAGYVLK is encoded by the coding sequence ATGGGGATTTTAGATGGGTTAATGGGGAATGCATCGGAGGTTGAAAACGATAAGGTTGAAAGTGAATTGAAGGATTTACTTGCATCTTCTGAGAAGGTGGAGCATGCATATAAGCTTATACGGGATTTGATTGTTTTCACGGATAAACGATTATTATTAATCGATAAACAAGGGGTAACGGGGAAAAAAGTAGAGTATCACTCGATTCCATATAAAAGTGTCGTTCATTTCTCAATTGAAACAGCAGGTTCTTTCGACTTAGATGCTGAATTGAAAATATGGTTATCAGGAAGTGTAGCTCCTATACAGAAGAAATTCAATAAATCCTTAAATATATATAAAGTTCAAAGTGTATTGGCTGGATATGTATTGAAGTAA
- a CDS encoding GntR family transcriptional regulator, with product MINNELHIPLHIQISLVLEEKIKEGVYTEKIPSERELMDQYSVSRTTIREAVLRLVNNGVLKKVHGKGTFIKEKAPINEWLSTLNSFTERVKNAGMEPGSKLLSSGRINEEDSSIDIFGSDMYTIERLRYVDKKPVAIERHFYSVDLGLSLAEYDLDNATIFELLENELGIRLVEAEQSISTEVVDDRIAQLLNVPPNTSVLSVERVIYDESENPVEYYKGLYRSDMYVFRIRNKRESN from the coding sequence ATGATAAACAATGAATTGCATATTCCTCTTCATATTCAAATAAGTCTAGTACTTGAAGAAAAAATAAAGGAAGGAGTATACACAGAAAAAATACCAAGCGAAAGGGAATTAATGGACCAGTATTCAGTTAGTAGAACTACCATTAGAGAGGCAGTATTGAGACTTGTAAATAATGGTGTATTAAAAAAAGTACATGGAAAAGGAACTTTCATCAAGGAGAAAGCCCCTATTAATGAGTGGCTTTCCACGTTAAATAGTTTTACGGAAAGGGTCAAAAACGCAGGCATGGAACCAGGAAGTAAGCTATTATCTTCGGGAAGGATCAATGAAGAGGATTCTTCAATAGATATATTCGGAAGTGATATGTATACAATTGAACGACTACGTTATGTGGATAAAAAACCTGTTGCAATTGAACGGCATTTTTATTCAGTTGACCTTGGACTGAGTTTAGCGGAATATGATTTGGACAATGCTACCATTTTTGAATTATTAGAGAATGAACTAGGTATAAGATTAGTTGAAGCGGAACAATCCATCAGCACCGAGGTTGTAGATGATCGAATAGCTCAACTGTTGAACGTACCCCCGAACACCAGTGTGTTAAGTGTTGAGAGGGTAATATATGATGAATCTGAAAATCCAGTTGAATATTATAAAGGACTTTATCGATCAGATATGTATGTATTTAGGATTAGAAACAAAAGGGAAAGTAATTAA
- a CDS encoding GMC family oxidoreductase, which yields MAKKLPKTDIVLAGVGWTGGIIAAELTKKGYKVVGLERGKERKTEDYLMVHDELRYQQRNEMMQDLSKETLTLRHDRSKRALPYRQHGSFLIGDGVGGSGEHWNGLTYRFFPYDFEIYTKTVERYGKDKIPADMPLQDWGITYNDLVPYFEKFEAMAGISGETNPHPEVPEVKYPTVPLKETPSMKMFKEASKNLGYHPYIAPAATLSESYTNPDGISRAACQYCGFCERFGCEYGAKASPVVTVLPVAKETGNFEVRAHCVVRKVLHTNGKATGVLYVDTRTGEEYIQEADVVVVSAYALNNIRILLNSQLGRPYNPESGTGVIGKNYAYQMTSSGSTGFFKEKEFNLYAGTGALAGVLDDFNGDNFDHTDLNFIHGGNIALGHYGKRPISNNSVPKGTPTWGKEFKDESIYWANRSLSVGSQGSVMPNKENYIDLDPTYKDQFGDPLLRMTFNYKDNERNQQKYIRDITTKILEEMGADMITTPGDQGDWDTTKYQTTHNTGGVIMGADPKTSALNNYLQMWDCENVFVPGASAFPHNSGMNPTGTVGALAYRAAEGIEKYLKTGGSLV from the coding sequence ATGGCTAAGAAATTACCAAAAACAGATATAGTATTGGCAGGAGTTGGCTGGACTGGTGGTATTATCGCAGCCGAGCTTACTAAAAAAGGTTATAAAGTAGTAGGTTTAGAACGCGGTAAAGAAAGAAAGACAGAAGATTATCTAATGGTTCACGATGAGCTTAGATATCAACAAAGAAATGAAATGATGCAAGATCTTTCCAAAGAAACTTTGACATTGCGTCATGACCGTTCAAAGAGAGCTCTACCTTATCGTCAACATGGTTCATTTTTAATCGGTGATGGTGTAGGTGGTTCTGGTGAACACTGGAATGGATTAACATACCGATTTTTCCCTTATGATTTTGAAATTTACACAAAAACTGTAGAACGTTATGGAAAAGATAAAATTCCTGCGGATATGCCCCTACAAGACTGGGGAATTACTTATAACGATTTAGTACCATATTTTGAAAAATTTGAAGCAATGGCTGGTATCTCTGGTGAAACTAATCCTCATCCAGAAGTCCCTGAAGTTAAATACCCTACAGTTCCGCTAAAAGAGACACCTTCTATGAAAATGTTTAAGGAAGCCTCAAAAAATTTAGGATATCATCCTTATATTGCACCGGCAGCTACACTTTCTGAAAGCTACACAAATCCAGATGGAATCTCTCGGGCAGCATGTCAATATTGCGGTTTTTGTGAGCGTTTCGGCTGTGAATATGGGGCAAAAGCATCGCCAGTAGTAACTGTTTTACCAGTGGCAAAAGAGACAGGTAATTTTGAAGTTAGAGCGCACTGTGTTGTTCGCAAAGTCTTACATACGAACGGAAAAGCTACTGGAGTTTTATATGTCGATACTCGTACTGGAGAAGAGTATATTCAAGAGGCTGACGTTGTAGTTGTATCAGCGTATGCACTTAATAACATTAGAATTCTATTAAACTCTCAACTAGGACGTCCGTATAATCCAGAATCGGGAACTGGCGTAATCGGAAAGAACTACGCTTATCAAATGACGTCATCAGGTTCAACAGGCTTCTTTAAGGAGAAAGAATTTAATTTATATGCAGGTACAGGTGCACTTGCTGGAGTATTAGACGATTTTAATGGAGATAATTTTGACCATACTGATTTGAATTTTATTCACGGTGGTAACATAGCACTTGGTCATTACGGAAAACGTCCTATTTCAAATAACTCTGTCCCTAAAGGTACACCAACTTGGGGTAAAGAGTTTAAAGATGAATCTATATATTGGGCGAACCGCAGCTTGTCAGTAGGCTCACAAGGCTCAGTTATGCCAAACAAAGAAAATTATATTGACCTAGATCCTACGTATAAAGATCAATTTGGTGATCCATTATTACGTATGACATTTAACTATAAAGATAATGAAAGAAATCAACAAAAATATATTAGAGATATCACTACCAAAATTCTTGAAGAAATGGGTGCAGACATGATTACTACCCCAGGAGATCAAGGTGATTGGGATACGACAAAATATCAAACCACTCATAACACTGGTGGAGTTATCATGGGTGCAGATCCTAAAACAAGCGCATTAAACAACTACCTTCAAATGTGGGATTGTGAAAATGTATTTGTCCCTGGCGCTTCAGCTTTCCCACATAATTCTGGTATGAATCCTACAGGCACAGTTGGAGCTCTTGCATATCGTGCTGCAGAAGGTATCGAAAAATACTTAAAAACTGGTGGGTCTTTAGTTTAA
- a CDS encoding twin-arginine translocase TatA/TatE family subunit, translating into MPNIGVPGLIIILIIALIVFGPKKLPQLGKAVGQTLKEFKNSTKDIVDDVADEFRLDDKETDDKKKI; encoded by the coding sequence ATGCCAAATATCGGTGTACCAGGTTTAATCATTATATTAATAATTGCTTTAATCGTGTTCGGTCCGAAAAAGTTACCTCAATTAGGTAAAGCAGTTGGACAAACATTAAAAGAATTCAAAAACTCAACTAAAGATATCGTGGACGATGTAGCAGATGAATTTAGATTAGATGATAAAGAAACAGACGATAAAAAGAAAATCTAA
- a CDS encoding GMC family oxidoreductase, which yields MVTKLPKVPVVVVGMGWAGGIVSAELTKAGINVVGLERGKDRTTADYTMGHDELRYQHRQELMQDLSKETITYRNTVSGKALPMRHYGTFIVGDGVGGAGSHWNGQTYRFLPYDFEIRTKTIERYGIEKIPAWMEGLNDWGITYDEMEPYYDTFEKMAGISGETVELWGKRTNPYPTPPLVKTPLMKEFEKAATSLGYKPFVIPAANLSEAYTNPDGISRGACQYCAYCENFGCEYGAKGDPAVTVIPVAKQTGKLDLRTHSNVLELTKSGGKASGVIYVDMLTGEKFEQPADVVVVASYVFNNSRLLLNSGIGTPYDPKTGKGTIGKNYCYQVTAGGSQLFFEDKEFNLYGGAGALGMEIAEYMGDNFDHSEVDFIHGAGIRSTQYGDRPIAVNRVPAGTPNWGAEFKEKSIKYANSNFPVKTQGASLPHKENYLDLDPEFKDEFGYPLLRMTYEYTDNDRAMGKYMSAITRKFAEEIGADIIDTNEEQGPFNVNKDSNTHNTGGVIMGTDPEKSALNTYLQMWEAENVFVLGASAFPHNSSFNPTGTLGALSYRAAEGIQKYLKEGGLLVKA from the coding sequence ATGGTTACAAAATTACCTAAAGTACCTGTCGTAGTAGTAGGGATGGGGTGGGCTGGTGGTATAGTCTCAGCTGAACTAACAAAAGCAGGAATAAACGTTGTTGGATTAGAACGCGGTAAAGACCGGACAACAGCTGATTATACAATGGGACATGATGAACTTCGTTACCAACATCGTCAAGAATTAATGCAAGATCTTTCTAAAGAAACTATTACTTATAGAAATACAGTATCAGGTAAAGCTTTACCGATGCGTCATTATGGTACATTCATAGTAGGAGACGGAGTTGGTGGTGCAGGTAGTCACTGGAATGGACAAACTTATCGTTTCTTACCTTATGATTTCGAAATTCGTACAAAAACAATTGAGCGTTACGGAATCGAGAAAATTCCTGCTTGGATGGAAGGTCTTAACGACTGGGGTATTACTTATGATGAAATGGAACCATATTATGACACATTCGAAAAAATGGCTGGTATTTCAGGTGAAACAGTCGAACTATGGGGGAAACGTACTAATCCATATCCAACACCTCCTCTAGTGAAAACTCCATTAATGAAAGAATTCGAAAAAGCAGCAACAAGCTTAGGATACAAACCTTTCGTTATTCCAGCAGCTAACCTGTCTGAAGCATATACAAATCCAGATGGCATCTCTCGTGGAGCATGTCAGTACTGTGCGTATTGTGAAAACTTCGGATGTGAATATGGAGCTAAGGGTGACCCTGCTGTTACAGTAATTCCGGTTGCTAAACAAACAGGCAAGCTAGATCTTCGTACACATTCTAATGTTTTAGAATTAACTAAAAGTGGTGGTAAAGCAAGCGGAGTTATTTATGTAGATATGCTAACTGGAGAAAAGTTTGAACAACCTGCAGATGTAGTTGTCGTGGCAAGTTATGTATTCAACAATTCTCGTTTGCTTCTAAACTCTGGTATTGGTACTCCTTATGATCCAAAAACAGGTAAAGGGACAATTGGTAAAAATTACTGTTACCAAGTAACTGCTGGAGGTTCTCAGCTATTCTTCGAGGATAAAGAGTTCAATCTGTACGGCGGTGCTGGTGCATTAGGAATGGAAATTGCTGAATATATGGGTGATAACTTTGACCATTCCGAAGTAGACTTCATTCATGGAGCTGGCATTCGTTCAACACAATACGGCGACCGGCCAATTGCTGTAAACCGTGTACCTGCAGGAACACCAAACTGGGGTGCTGAGTTCAAAGAGAAATCTATTAAATATGCGAATTCAAACTTCCCAGTTAAAACACAGGGAGCTTCTTTACCACATAAAGAAAATTACCTAGATCTTGATCCAGAATTTAAAGATGAATTTGGATATCCATTATTACGCATGACATATGAATATACAGACAATGACCGTGCAATGGGTAAATATATGTCGGCTATCACACGTAAATTTGCAGAGGAAATTGGTGCAGATATTATTGATACAAATGAAGAGCAAGGTCCATTTAACGTAAACAAAGATTCAAACACTCATAATACAGGTGGAGTAATCATGGGAACAGACCCTGAGAAATCAGCGCTAAACACTTACCTACAAATGTGGGAAGCTGAAAACGTATTTGTTTTAGGTGCATCTGCATTTCCACATAATAGTAGCTTTAATCCAACTGGTACACTGGGTGCACTTTCTTATCGTGCAGCAGAAGGTATTCAAAAATATTTAAAAGAAGGCGGATTACTAGTTAAAGCATAA
- a CDS encoding gluconate 2-dehydrogenase subunit 3 family protein, with the protein MSEQEKKESVLDKRSSRRTFIKNSGLTVGGVVLGGALGSLLIKDDKSTTHNTDTQNHAKTPAANPNVALMFFTPSQYQVTQAAVDRIFPEDANGPGAKELNAAIYIDHQLAGPWGSNVKDYRLGAFYKAEENQGPQTKILRKDLFLAGLDSLNTYSNKQFKVDFKELEATQQDEVLLAFSEGKVELYGKVSSSQFFNLLRTLTIEGVYADPMYGGNNEMIGWSMRKYPGSRMQYVAEIQDEKFIELEPQSLNSHMGH; encoded by the coding sequence ATGTCAGAACAAGAAAAGAAAGAGTCCGTTTTAGATAAACGTTCGTCTAGACGTACGTTCATTAAAAACTCTGGTTTGACAGTAGGCGGAGTTGTTTTAGGTGGAGCTTTAGGAAGTCTTCTAATAAAAGATGATAAATCGACAACACATAATACTGATACTCAGAATCACGCAAAAACGCCTGCTGCTAATCCAAATGTAGCTCTAATGTTCTTCACACCAAGCCAATATCAGGTTACTCAAGCAGCAGTGGATCGTATTTTCCCTGAAGATGCAAATGGCCCCGGTGCTAAAGAACTTAATGCTGCTATTTACATTGATCACCAATTGGCAGGTCCATGGGGTTCTAATGTAAAAGATTACCGTTTGGGTGCATTTTATAAAGCGGAAGAAAACCAAGGTCCACAAACGAAAATCCTTCGTAAAGATTTGTTCCTAGCTGGTTTAGACAGCTTAAACACGTATAGCAACAAACAATTTAAAGTTGACTTTAAAGAGTTAGAAGCTACTCAACAAGATGAAGTTCTACTGGCTTTTAGTGAAGGGAAAGTTGAATTATATGGAAAGGTTTCCTCTTCTCAATTTTTCAATTTACTACGCACATTGACTATTGAAGGTGTATATGCAGACCCAATGTATGGTGGTAATAATGAAATGATTGGCTGGAGTATGCGTAAGTATCCAGGATCACGTATGCAATACGTAGCTGAAATACAAGATGAAAAATTTATAGAACTTGAACCACAAAGTTTAAATTCTCATATGGGACATTAA
- a CDS encoding alpha/beta fold hydrolase, with amino-acid sequence MILHTNIAGDGKPIVFLHTGLQTGLLDFEFQRAYFSQNYQVISPDLRGHGQSKTEYIQNFFEDSAKDLLETLDHLKLPAVHLVGCSLGALVAIKFAQLFPNRIITLAISGITPVKPENWLEMHEEDVKGQTEVLNSKEIASYFDQIHASNWRQFIHFGKDESWYPFDDVKAVTEFGFPVLFIVGENKTNETIGASIYPEKTPNIRIAIVPFAGHLVHTEQPEIYTKIVEVFIKKAEGS; translated from the coding sequence TTGATATTACATACAAACATTGCAGGTGATGGTAAACCAATCGTATTTTTACATACTGGTCTACAAACAGGACTTTTAGATTTTGAGTTTCAACGAGCGTATTTTAGTCAGAATTATCAAGTGATTTCTCCAGATTTGAGAGGGCATGGACAGTCTAAAACAGAATATATACAGAATTTCTTTGAGGATTCTGCTAAGGATTTATTGGAAACGCTGGATCATTTAAAATTACCTGCTGTCCATCTAGTAGGATGTTCATTGGGAGCTCTTGTCGCGATTAAGTTTGCTCAACTGTTTCCTAACAGGATTATTACATTAGCTATTTCAGGAATTACACCGGTGAAGCCTGAAAACTGGCTGGAAATGCATGAGGAAGATGTCAAAGGACAAACCGAGGTGTTGAATAGTAAAGAAATAGCTAGTTACTTCGATCAAATACATGCGTCTAATTGGAGACAATTTATTCATTTTGGAAAAGACGAAAGCTGGTATCCATTTGATGATGTAAAAGCGGTAACCGAATTTGGATTCCCTGTGCTTTTCATAGTGGGAGAGAATAAGACGAATGAAACGATTGGTGCATCCATTTATCCAGAAAAAACCCCAAATATTCGTATAGCAATTGTGCCGTTTGCAGGGCACTTAGTTCATACTGAACAACCTGAAATCTATACTAAAATAGTAGAAGTATTTATAAAAAAAGCGGAAGGTTCTTAG
- a CDS encoding gluconate 2-dehydrogenase subunit 3 family protein, whose protein sequence is MSEQEKNAPYLDKRSSRRTFIKNSGLTVGGVVLGGALGSLLSKDSTTQTHETGVHSTATAVNFNQALMYFDKTQFDTIEAAAEQIFPKTEVGPGAKELLVAFYIDHQLAGSWGLNSKEYMSGPFYPAEATSLFGHQTHLNRQQIFNLGIEALNSEAAKQYKAKFSEITAEEQVAILQAFEAGEVTLNGAVTSTYFFSLLKSATIEGAYADPLYGGNKDMAGWKMKNFPGHQMSYANIIEKDEFVKIEPTSLNSQHKH, encoded by the coding sequence ATGTCAGAACAGGAAAAAAATGCTCCATACTTAGACAAACGTTCATCTAGACGTACATTTATCAAGAATTCTGGGTTAACAGTAGGTGGGGTTGTCCTAGGTGGAGCTCTTGGTTCTTTACTAAGTAAAGACTCAACTACTCAAACTCATGAAACAGGTGTTCATTCTACAGCAACTGCAGTAAATTTCAACCAAGCACTAATGTATTTTGACAAAACACAATTTGACACAATTGAAGCAGCAGCAGAACAAATATTTCCAAAAACAGAAGTAGGACCAGGAGCAAAAGAATTACTCGTTGCTTTTTATATCGATCATCAGCTTGCTGGAAGCTGGGGACTAAATTCTAAAGAATATATGTCTGGACCATTTTATCCAGCAGAAGCTACATCATTGTTCGGACATCAAACACACTTAAACAGACAACAAATTTTCAATCTAGGGATTGAAGCTTTAAATTCAGAAGCAGCAAAACAATATAAAGCAAAGTTTTCAGAAATAACAGCGGAAGAACAGGTTGCTATTTTACAAGCTTTTGAAGCAGGTGAAGTCACATTAAATGGCGCTGTTACTTCTACTTATTTCTTCTCATTACTAAAAAGTGCAACTATTGAAGGTGCTTATGCCGATCCTTTATATGGTGGGAATAAAGATATGGCAGGATGGAAGATGAAAAACTTCCCTGGCCATCAAATGAGTTATGCAAATATCATTGAAAAAGATGAATTTGTAAAAATCGAACCGACAAGCTTGAATTCACAACATAAACATTAA
- a CDS encoding ATP-binding cassette domain-containing protein, with product MNDLNISFLTNETEFEAVRGVSFDVKKSETIGIVGESGCGKSVTARSLTIPSVSHEDRISFATSLLYEANTYYFSLFPLAEKKNYFLHLVVDKYF from the coding sequence GTGAACGATTTGAATATCTCGTTTCTAACGAATGAAACAGAATTTGAAGCTGTGCGAGGTGTCAGTTTTGATGTGAAAAAAAGTGAAACTATAGGGATTGTTGGAGAATCCGGTTGTGGAAAGAGTGTTACTGCTCGTTCACTAACTATTCCTAGTGTAAGCCACGAAGATAGAATTTCATTCGCTACTTCGCTTCTTTATGAGGCTAACACTTACTACTTTTCTTTATTTCCGCTAGCAGAAAAGAAAAACTACTTTCTCCATCTTGTAGTGGATAAATATTTCTAA
- a CDS encoding GntR family transcriptional regulator — MVSNKMNAQKLAYEYIRESMLNGTYKGGMKLVEERLADEIGVSRTPIREAIKRLEQEGLIKNKHIYNPTAQDLIYIYEMRIVLESFAANRAAKNMTAEKVKELENTIQKSRDSLMEGQSKNIYNANQRFHELIINECQNPIMIERLEQAQTIFYLFSLRLDIYSRPHIIDEHEEIYKAIKNKNEQLAGELMSKHLYKDMNFTLEIIGRNGQF; from the coding sequence ATGGTTTCAAACAAAATGAATGCGCAAAAATTGGCTTATGAATACATTCGAGAATCTATGCTTAATGGAACTTATAAAGGCGGAATGAAGCTCGTAGAAGAACGTCTTGCTGATGAGATTGGTGTTAGTCGTACACCAATTCGTGAAGCGATTAAAAGACTAGAGCAAGAAGGTTTAATAAAGAATAAGCATATTTATAATCCTACAGCACAGGATTTGATATACATATATGAGATGCGCATAGTACTAGAAAGTTTTGCAGCAAATAGAGCGGCGAAAAATATGACAGCGGAAAAGGTTAAAGAACTTGAGAATACCATACAGAAATCTCGTGATTCGCTTATGGAAGGACAGTCAAAAAATATATACAATGCAAACCAACGCTTTCATGAATTAATTATAAATGAATGCCAAAACCCAATAATGATTGAAAGGTTAGAACAAGCTCAGACAATTTTCTATTTATTTAGCTTAAGGCTCGATATATATAGTCGACCACATATAATAGATGAGCATGAAGAAATTTACAAAGCCATTAAGAATAAAAATGAACAACTTGCTGGTGAACTAATGTCTAAACATTTATATAAAGATATGAATTTTACTTTGGAGATTATCGGCAGGAATGGACAGTTTTAG
- a CDS encoding histidine phosphatase family protein, translated as MELLIVRHGQSEADLLGVHEGRADFPLTKLGEQQARKMAAYVSEHLPPDIILASPLLRARSTAEMLQELMGCDLFLENDLMEFNNGVLAGLSREEASMKYPLPPKGRPIHIAIEQGESELDLRFRAEKIFHKIILDYQSYNRVAIVSHGGLISQFIKAFLKQPNSSEYVFATGDTGIHLLEIKENARIIRFLNKLEHL; from the coding sequence TTGGAGCTACTTATCGTTAGACACGGACAATCAGAAGCAGATTTGTTAGGTGTGCATGAAGGAAGGGCTGATTTTCCATTAACCAAATTGGGAGAACAGCAAGCAAGAAAAATGGCAGCATATGTATCAGAACATCTTCCACCCGACATTATCCTAGCTAGTCCGTTATTAAGAGCAAGAAGTACTGCCGAAATGCTACAGGAATTAATGGGCTGCGACTTGTTTTTAGAAAATGACCTAATGGAATTTAATAATGGAGTGTTAGCGGGTCTTTCCAGAGAGGAAGCTAGTATGAAATATCCATTACCTCCAAAAGGGAGGCCAATACATATTGCTATTGAACAAGGTGAATCAGAATTAGATCTTCGTTTCCGAGCAGAAAAGATTTTTCATAAAATCATACTAGATTATCAAAGTTACAACAGGGTGGCGATTGTCTCTCACGGAGGACTAATTTCTCAGTTTATCAAAGCATTTCTGAAACAACCAAATTCAAGTGAATATGTATTTGCAACAGGTGATACCGGAATACATCTTTTAGAAATAAAAGAGAATGCAAGGATTATTAGATTTCTAAACAAACTCGAACATCTATAG